The following proteins are co-located in the Pirellulales bacterium genome:
- a CDS encoding DNA-3-methyladenine glycosylase I, with protein MSARRPAAEPTRCGWTRGGNALYLAYHDQEWGVPVRDDRKQFEFLTLESAQAGLSWSCILNKREGYRRAFAGFDPEKVARFTAKRIERLALDPGIVRNRLKIAAAVSNARCFLAVQEEFGSFNDYMWSFVDGRTVQNRWREHAEIPATSPESDALSKDLKKRGFKFVGSTIVYAHMQAAGLVNDHLVSCFRHKPCRELARGNK; from the coding sequence ATGAGCGCCCGACGTCCCGCCGCCGAACCGACACGTTGCGGGTGGACCCGCGGCGGAAACGCACTGTACTTGGCCTACCACGATCAGGAGTGGGGGGTCCCGGTGCGGGACGATCGGAAGCAGTTCGAGTTTCTCACGCTGGAAAGCGCCCAAGCGGGGCTCAGTTGGTCCTGCATCCTCAACAAACGCGAGGGGTACCGCCGGGCTTTCGCCGGCTTTGACCCCGAGAAGGTCGCTCGCTTCACCGCCAAGCGAATCGAAAGACTGGCGCTCGACCCCGGGATCGTCCGCAACCGGCTCAAGATCGCCGCGGCGGTCTCGAACGCCCGTTGCTTTCTCGCGGTCCAGGAGGAGTTCGGATCGTTCAACGACTACATGTGGAGCTTCGTCGACGGACGAACAGTCCAAAATCGTTGGCGCGAACACGCCGAGATCCCCGCCACCTCGCCTGAGAGCGACGCCCTGAGCAAGGATCTCAAGAAGCGCGGCTTCAAGTTCGTCGGAAGCACGATCGTTTACGCCCACATGCAAGCCGCAGGACTGGTCAACGACCATCTGGTGAGTTGCTTTCGCCACAAACCGTGTCGGGAGTTGGCGAGGGGAAACAAGTGA
- a CDS encoding dihydrofolate reductase, with the protein MPDAQRISLIVAVAENGVIGRAGGLPWRLSADLQRFKRLTVGHPIVMGRKTWDSLGRALPGRTSIVVTRNPEYRPAVSGVLVACGLAPALKLAAAAPGGEECFVIGGAELYRAALPHAHRLHLTRVHATVDGDTHFPEIDPRAWRLAASERHEADDRNEHPCSFELYERVAP; encoded by the coding sequence ATGCCTGACGCACAGCGCATCTCCCTCATTGTCGCCGTCGCCGAAAACGGGGTGATCGGCCGCGCCGGCGGTTTGCCGTGGCGACTGAGCGCCGACTTGCAGCGGTTCAAGCGACTGACCGTGGGCCATCCGATCGTCATGGGGCGCAAGACATGGGATTCGCTCGGCCGGGCCCTCCCGGGGCGAACCTCGATCGTCGTCACCCGCAACCCCGAATACCGCCCTGCTGTTTCCGGCGTCCTCGTCGCTTGCGGCTTGGCGCCCGCGTTGAAACTCGCCGCTGCGGCGCCCGGGGGCGAGGAGTGCTTCGTCATCGGCGGCGCCGAGTTGTATCGCGCCGCGCTCCCGCACGCCCATCGGCTCCACCTCACCCGCGTTCATGCGACAGTCGACGGCGACACGCACTTTCCGGAGATCGATCCTCGGGCATGGCGACTCGCCGCAAGCGAGCGTCACGAGGCGGACGACCGCAACGAGCATCCGTGCAGCTTCGAACTCTACGAACGAGTCGCCCCATGA
- a CDS encoding thymidylate synthase, giving the protein MHQYLALLDRVLASGVHKDDRTGTGTRSVFGHQMRFDLSEGFPLVTTKKVHLKSIIYELLWFLRGETNVAYLNEHGVTIWDEWADADGELGPVYGKQWRSWETPDGHLIDQMSAVLAAIRTNPDSRRLIVSAWNVADVPQMKLPPCHLLFQFYVAQGRLSCQLYQRSADVFLGVPFNIASYALLTMMVAQATDLAPGEFVHTLGDAHLYDNHLEQARLQLSREPRPLPTMRLNPSVTDLFAFAYEDFALENYDPHPHIKAPVAV; this is encoded by the coding sequence ATGCACCAGTACCTCGCGCTCCTCGATCGCGTCCTCGCCAGCGGCGTCCACAAGGACGACCGGACCGGCACCGGCACGCGCAGCGTATTCGGGCACCAGATGCGATTCGATCTGAGCGAAGGGTTTCCCCTGGTCACCACCAAGAAGGTTCACCTCAAGAGCATCATCTACGAACTGCTCTGGTTCCTGCGCGGCGAGACGAACGTCGCGTATCTCAACGAGCACGGCGTGACGATCTGGGACGAGTGGGCGGACGCCGACGGCGAACTGGGCCCCGTGTACGGCAAGCAGTGGCGATCGTGGGAGACGCCCGACGGGCATTTGATCGATCAGATGTCGGCGGTGCTCGCCGCGATCCGCACGAACCCCGATTCGCGGCGGCTGATCGTCAGCGCGTGGAACGTGGCCGACGTGCCGCAGATGAAACTGCCGCCGTGCCATTTGCTGTTCCAGTTTTACGTCGCCCAGGGGCGACTGTCGTGCCAGCTCTATCAGCGGAGCGCCGACGTCTTTCTTGGCGTGCCGTTCAACATCGCCTCGTACGCGCTGCTCACAATGATGGTCGCACAGGCGACCGACCTGGCCCCCGGAGAGTTCGTCCACACGCTGGGGGACGCCCATCTGTACGACAACCACCTGGAGCAAGCTCGTCTGCAGTTGAGCCGCGAGCCGCGCCCGCTGCCGACGATGAGGCTCAACCCGAGCGTGACGGATCTCTTCGCGTTCGCGTACGAGGACTTCGCGCTCGAAAACTACGACCCGCATCCGCACATCAAGGCGCCAGTCGCGGTTTGA
- a CDS encoding (2Fe-2S)-binding protein yields the protein MPVIKFVKEQKEIEVPAGANLRAEAIKAGVNTHQGLNGFGAGLNKVINCHGFGQCGTCRVRITKGMDNTSKMGMVEKLRFKVPIPTPVTPGGVDPLPCLAFVGNEETMRLACQTKVYGDIEVETGPEIDLFGENFFS from the coding sequence ATGCCGGTCATCAAGTTCGTCAAGGAACAGAAGGAAATTGAGGTCCCGGCAGGCGCCAACCTGCGGGCCGAAGCGATCAAGGCGGGCGTCAACACTCACCAGGGGCTCAACGGCTTCGGCGCCGGGCTCAATAAGGTGATCAACTGCCACGGCTTCGGCCAGTGCGGTACGTGCCGGGTGCGGATTACCAAGGGGATGGACAACACAAGCAAGATGGGGATGGTCGAGAAGCTCCGCTTCAAGGTGCCGATCCCCACCCCTGTTACTCCCGGCGGCGTCGACCCGCTGCCGTGCCTGGCGTTCGTCGGCAACGAGGAGACGATGCGCTTGGCGTGCCAGACCAAGGTTTACGGCGACATCGAAGTCGAGACCGGCCCCGAGATCGATTTGTTCGGCGAGAATTTCTTTAGCTGA
- a CDS encoding P-II family nitrogen regulator, translating into MKQVVAIVKPYLAEKILEGLRRAPLEAVHVREVKGFGKQKDYLNEYADSEYRDAFLPKVEITAWVEDGRAEEVIQRMVEAARTGRMGDGKIFVLGAESYETVLSAGKK; encoded by the coding sequence ATGAAACAAGTCGTCGCCATCGTGAAGCCGTATCTGGCCGAGAAGATTCTCGAAGGCCTCCGGCGGGCGCCCCTCGAGGCGGTTCACGTTCGCGAGGTGAAGGGTTTCGGCAAGCAAAAAGACTATCTCAACGAGTACGCCGACAGCGAGTACCGCGACGCGTTTCTCCCCAAGGTCGAGATCACCGCCTGGGTCGAGGACGGCCGAGCCGAGGAGGTGATCCAACGGATGGTCGAGGCCGCCCGCACCGGCCGGATGGGTGACGGCAAGATTTTCGTCCTGGGCGCCGAGAGCTACGAAACCGTGCTGTCCGCGGGGAAGAAGTGA
- a CDS encoding ACT domain-containing protein yields the protein MSQTSLVLTVLGPDRPGIVEQIAAVVAEHGGNWIESRMARLAGQFAGILRVEIAAEGAAGLTAALTHLNAEGLESVVHADPVSSAPGQGLVVQLDLVGHDQPGIVRKITRVLAGHGVNVEEFETECVPAPNTGQPLFRAAAQLRLPAGLDRETLREALEQVAADLVVDVELKG from the coding sequence ATGTCGCAAACTTCGCTCGTTTTGACCGTGCTGGGGCCCGATCGGCCGGGGATCGTCGAGCAGATCGCCGCCGTCGTCGCCGAACACGGCGGCAACTGGATCGAAAGCCGGATGGCTCGGCTCGCGGGGCAGTTTGCCGGGATTTTGCGAGTCGAGATTGCTGCCGAGGGAGCGGCAGGCTTGACCGCTGCGCTCACGCATTTGAACGCGGAAGGATTGGAGTCGGTCGTCCACGCCGACCCCGTCAGCTCGGCCCCCGGCCAAGGCCTCGTCGTGCAACTCGACTTGGTGGGGCACGACCAGCCGGGGATCGTCCGCAAGATCACCCGCGTGCTGGCGGGGCACGGGGTGAACGTCGAGGAGTTCGAGACCGAGTGCGTCCCCGCCCCCAACACGGGCCAGCCGCTGTTCCGGGCCGCGGCCCAACTGCGGCTCCCTGCGGGGCTCGATCGGGAGACGCTCCGCGAGGCGCTCGAACAGGTCGCGGCGGATTTGGTCGTCGACGTCGAACTGAAAGGGTGA
- a CDS encoding alpha-N-arabinofuranosidase, giving the protein MIPARLLSLSSALVVAIAVVVAARPAAAAETLVAAGTVHGEQTGGKISRHLYGHFAEHLGRCIYDGIWVGEDSSVPNVRGMRTDIVEALKAISIPNLRWPGGCYADNYHWRDGIGPRDQRPKRINVFWGGVIDTNAFGTHEFLDLCELIGAEPYIAGNVGSGTPAEMRDWIEYMTFAGDSDLANERRANGRAEPWKIPYFGVGNENWGCGGNMRPEYYADLYRRYSTYCNEYSGNRLTRVACGPSGADANWTRVVMERVGGRMQALSVHYYTLAAPWSDKRPATGFEEEAWFAILRDALKMEHCIVVNEEIMDRHDPRKRIALYVDEWGTWYRNEPGTNPGFLYQQNSLRDALVAAVTFHIFHDHNERVRMANIAQVINVLQAMILTDGPRMTLTPTYHVFEMYKVHHDAERLPVELNSAPYEFGGESIPAASVSASRDAQGKVHVSLANLHGTKAVAVALDLPGVQATTATGRILTASKLDAHNTFDQPEQVKPAPFAGGKIADGKLSVELPAHSVVVLELK; this is encoded by the coding sequence ATGATTCCCGCTCGCTTGCTTTCCCTGTCGTCGGCCCTTGTCGTCGCGATCGCCGTCGTCGTCGCGGCTCGCCCCGCGGCAGCCGCCGAGACGCTCGTCGCCGCCGGGACAGTCCACGGCGAGCAAACCGGGGGCAAGATCAGCCGGCACCTGTACGGACACTTCGCCGAGCACCTGGGGCGTTGCATTTACGACGGCATCTGGGTCGGCGAAGACTCGTCCGTCCCCAACGTCCGCGGCATGCGGACCGATATCGTCGAAGCCCTCAAGGCGATCTCGATTCCCAACCTCCGTTGGCCCGGCGGTTGCTACGCCGACAACTACCACTGGCGCGACGGCATCGGCCCCCGCGACCAGCGCCCCAAACGGATCAACGTCTTTTGGGGGGGCGTGATCGACACGAACGCCTTCGGCACGCATGAGTTTCTCGACCTGTGCGAGTTGATCGGCGCCGAGCCGTACATCGCCGGCAACGTCGGCAGCGGCACGCCCGCCGAGATGCGCGACTGGATCGAGTACATGACCTTCGCCGGCGACAGCGACTTGGCCAACGAGCGCCGCGCCAACGGTCGCGCCGAGCCGTGGAAGATCCCTTATTTCGGCGTCGGCAACGAAAACTGGGGCTGCGGCGGCAACATGCGGCCCGAGTACTACGCCGACCTTTACCGGCGGTACTCGACCTACTGCAACGAGTACTCGGGCAACCGGCTTACGCGCGTCGCCTGCGGTCCCAGCGGGGCCGATGCGAACTGGACCCGCGTCGTCATGGAGCGCGTCGGCGGGCGGATGCAGGCCCTCTCGGTCCACTACTACACGCTCGCCGCCCCGTGGAGCGACAAGCGTCCCGCGACCGGGTTCGAGGAAGAAGCTTGGTTCGCCATCCTCCGCGACGCTCTGAAGATGGAACACTGCATTGTCGTCAACGAGGAGATCATGGATCGGCACGATCCGCGAAAGCGGATCGCCCTGTACGTCGACGAGTGGGGCACTTGGTATCGGAACGAGCCGGGCACCAATCCAGGATTTCTCTATCAGCAGAACTCGCTCCGCGACGCGCTGGTCGCGGCGGTCACGTTTCACATCTTCCACGACCACAACGAGCGGGTCCGCATGGCCAACATCGCGCAGGTGATCAACGTGCTGCAGGCGATGATCCTCACCGACGGTCCGCGGATGACGCTCACCCCCACGTACCACGTGTTTGAGATGTACAAGGTCCACCACGACGCCGAGCGATTGCCCGTGGAGTTGAACTCCGCGCCGTACGAGTTCGGCGGCGAGTCGATCCCCGCAGCCAGCGTCTCCGCCTCCCGCGATGCACAGGGCAAGGTCCACGTGTCACTGGCCAATTTGCACGGGACGAAGGCCGTCGCGGTCGCGCTCGACTTGCCCGGCGTGCAGGCGACCACGGCGACGGGGCGGATCCTGACCGCGTCAAAACTGGACGCCCATAACACGTTCGATCAGCCCGAGCAGGTGAAGCCGGCCCCGTTCGCCGGCGGGAAGATCGCCGACGGGAAGCTCTCGGTCGAGTTGCCGGCGCACTCGGTGGTGGTGCTGGAATTGAAGTAA
- a CDS encoding 4Fe-4S binding protein, whose protein sequence is MAKQAPRKKVPKALAVINADNCTGCESCREVCPVDCIELRTIDRGIVKGTQQWCEIDLERCVGCEVCIHIPGKASNPYDLKVCPWDAIELVPTELAATVVADIGGPPEYIQEHWDRLVGSAHMLAELRAST, encoded by the coding sequence ATGGCCAAACAAGCTCCCCGCAAGAAGGTTCCCAAGGCGCTTGCGGTCATCAACGCCGACAACTGTACCGGCTGCGAATCGTGCCGCGAGGTCTGCCCGGTCGATTGCATCGAGCTGCGCACGATCGACCGCGGCATCGTGAAAGGGACGCAGCAGTGGTGCGAGATCGATCTCGAACGCTGCGTCGGCTGCGAGGTGTGCATCCACATCCCGGGCAAGGCGTCGAATCCCTACGACCTAAAAGTCTGTCCCTGGGATGCGATCGAATTGGTCCCCACGGAACTGGCCGCGACGGTGGTCGCCGACATCGGCGGTCCTCCTGAGTACATCCAGGAGCATTGGGATCGTCTGGTGGGGAGCGCCCACATGCTGGCCGAGTTGCGGGCGTCGACGTAG
- a CDS encoding sugar phosphate isomerase/epimerase → MQFAACNEMFLPHPFGEAFAALRELGYDGVEIAPFTFLPDATPFNVRNVPAERRREVRQQAADAGLEVVGLHWLLAKTSGYYLTSPDPAVRSATSEYLRELARLCGDLGGRVMVLGSPQQRNLLPGVSYADAEAYAAEVLRAAMPACADYGVTIALEPLGPAEGDFMLTAESGVRLAKLIDSPCCKLHLDVKAMASESQPIAETIRASRDWTVHFHANDPNLLGPGMGEIDFAPIFAALAETGYDGWVSVEAFRYEPTPEELARLSIEYMRRFA, encoded by the coding sequence ATGCAATTCGCCGCTTGCAACGAGATGTTTCTCCCGCACCCCTTCGGCGAGGCGTTTGCCGCGTTGCGGGAATTGGGTTACGACGGGGTTGAGATCGCTCCGTTCACCTTTCTTCCGGACGCAACGCCGTTCAACGTCCGCAACGTGCCAGCCGAACGGCGGCGCGAGGTGCGACAGCAGGCAGCCGACGCGGGGCTCGAGGTCGTCGGGCTCCATTGGCTGCTGGCCAAGACGAGCGGCTACTACCTGACCAGCCCCGATCCGGCGGTCCGTTCCGCGACGAGCGAGTACCTGCGCGAGCTCGCCCGACTGTGCGGCGACTTGGGGGGGAGGGTGATGGTCCTCGGCTCGCCGCAACAGCGCAATCTGCTGCCCGGGGTGAGCTACGCTGACGCCGAAGCCTATGCCGCCGAGGTCCTGCGAGCCGCAATGCCGGCCTGCGCGGACTACGGCGTGACGATCGCGCTCGAGCCGCTCGGCCCCGCCGAGGGGGACTTCATGCTCACCGCGGAAAGCGGAGTGCGGCTCGCCAAGCTCATCGACTCCCCTTGCTGCAAGCTCCACCTCGACGTCAAGGCCATGGCGAGCGAGTCGCAGCCGATCGCCGAAACGATCCGCGCCAGTCGCGACTGGACGGTCCACTTCCACGCGAACGATCCGAACCTTCTTGGCCCAGGAATGGGAGAGATCGACTTCGCGCCGATCTTTGCCGCGCTTGCGGAGACGGGCTACGACGGCTGGGTCAGCGTCGAGGCGTTTCGCTACGAACCGACCCCCGAAGAACTCGCCCGGCTAAGCATCGAGTACATGCGGCGGTTCGCGTGA
- a CDS encoding site-specific DNA-methyltransferase, translated as MPLASGKIHQGDCLDLLPKIADGAVDLAFADPPFNIGYKYDKYHDRQEDQEYLDWCAAWIAEIHRILKPTGTFWLAIGDEYAAELKWIATRQIPERFIMRSWVVWYYTFGVNCTRKFNRSHAHLFQFIKDEKAFTFNAEDPAVRVPSARALVYGDSRANPTGRLPDDTWVLRPQDAPESFQPMDDTWYFSRVAGTFKERQGFHGCQMPEQLLGRIIRVSSNEGDTVFDPFSGSGTTLAVAKKLGRKFLGTELSGDYAKYATERLQTIRSGDPLDGPADPLSSSPNTANGVTLEARNKRKAGDRRQKTLLGE; from the coding sequence ATGCCGCTCGCATCAGGGAAGATCCACCAGGGCGACTGCCTCGATCTGTTGCCGAAGATCGCCGACGGGGCGGTCGATCTGGCGTTCGCCGACCCGCCGTTCAACATCGGGTACAAGTACGACAAGTACCACGATCGGCAGGAGGACCAGGAGTATCTCGATTGGTGCGCCGCGTGGATCGCCGAAATCCACCGCATCCTCAAGCCGACCGGCACGTTTTGGTTGGCCATTGGCGACGAGTACGCCGCCGAGCTGAAGTGGATCGCCACGCGGCAGATCCCCGAGCGGTTCATCATGCGCAGTTGGGTCGTGTGGTACTACACGTTCGGCGTGAACTGTACGCGCAAGTTCAACCGCTCGCACGCCCACCTGTTCCAGTTCATCAAGGACGAAAAGGCGTTCACGTTCAACGCCGAGGACCCCGCGGTCCGCGTCCCCTCGGCCCGGGCTCTCGTGTACGGCGACAGCCGGGCGAACCCGACCGGGCGGCTCCCCGACGACACTTGGGTTCTGCGGCCGCAAGACGCCCCCGAGTCGTTTCAGCCGATGGACGACACCTGGTATTTCAGCCGCGTCGCCGGCACGTTCAAGGAGCGGCAGGGCTTCCACGGCTGTCAGATGCCCGAGCAACTGCTGGGCCGGATCATCCGCGTCAGCAGCAACGAGGGGGATACGGTGTTCGACCCTTTTTCCGGGAGCGGGACGACCTTGGCCGTGGCGAAGAAGCTGGGACGCAAATTCCTGGGTACGGAGCTGAGCGGGGATTATGCGAAATACGCGACCGAGCGGCTGCAAACGATCCGCAGCGGCGACCCATTGGACGGCCCGGCCGACCCGCTCTCCAGCAGCCCGAACACAGCCAACGGCGTCACCCTGGAAGCCCGCAACAAGCGCAAGGCGGGCGATCGCCGACAGAAGACGCTGTTGGGGGAGTGA
- a CDS encoding ribbon-helix-helix protein, CopG family has protein sequence MQRSTVRLDDDLMFALKERAHREATSVTKLINQAIRDWLAGRTTGPARRTPYVQKTFSMGEPLVDLNKALQFSGELEDEAIIERLRRGT, from the coding sequence ATGCAGCGATCCACCGTCCGCCTCGACGACGACCTCATGTTCGCGCTCAAGGAGCGCGCCCACCGCGAGGCGACGTCCGTCACGAAGCTGATCAATCAGGCGATCCGCGACTGGCTGGCGGGGCGAACAACCGGGCCAGCGCGGCGGACGCCGTATGTCCAAAAGACGTTCTCGATGGGCGAGCCCCTCGTCGATTTGAACAAAGCCTTGCAGTTCTCCGGCGAACTCGAGGACGAGGCGATCATTGAGCGGCTTCGTCGCGGCACGTGA
- a CDS encoding PIN domain-containing protein: MTIVDVNVLLYLINHDAASHAQVLAWWSGKIDAGERLGIPWYVVQSFLRLATHRRVFLRPQRPAEAVARIDEWLACPECEIVAEASNHWAVLRGLVTEQGVAGDHINDAYLAAHAISRGATLASCDQDFSRYRNLRWENPAAAKRGASPRTH, encoded by the coding sequence ATGACGATCGTCGACGTCAACGTTTTGCTCTACCTGATCAATCACGATGCGGCGAGCCACGCGCAGGTGCTCGCTTGGTGGTCCGGCAAGATCGACGCAGGCGAGCGCCTCGGAATCCCGTGGTACGTCGTCCAGAGCTTCCTGCGCCTGGCCACGCATCGCCGAGTCTTTCTGAGGCCGCAACGTCCGGCGGAAGCCGTCGCGCGGATCGACGAATGGCTTGCCTGTCCCGAATGCGAGATCGTCGCCGAGGCGTCCAATCATTGGGCCGTGTTGCGCGGCCTCGTCACCGAGCAGGGCGTCGCAGGCGACCACATCAACGACGCCTACCTTGCGGCCCATGCCATCTCGCGCGGCGCGACGCTCGCATCGTGCGATCAGGACTTTTCGCGGTACCGGAACCTCCGCTGGGAAAACCCGGCCGCTGCGAAGCGTGGCGCGTCACCACGAACGCATTAG
- a CDS encoding substrate-binding domain-containing protein: MSPQQRSLLIAAVIALLAAAWYRAQVFSEPKPELVDVALVTGGSGPFWQLVASGAREAAEEYAVRLDVKMPDDENVAQQTKLLEDLDGGKLDGLGVSPLDAKGQAALIDKIAEKAPVITFDSDAPESRRLRYIGTINVQAGQQAADLVRQAVPAGGKVALLFANLTKDNMLQRQAGFDDSMKRAMTAGEDSESRPEYEVVERIVDDGDSNRCRERVKQALAAHPDLACIVGMNAQHGAILLDVLKGEDKIGQVAVVAFDEQQETLDGIESGAIFATVAQDPYRYGYDAVRTLASFSRGDEGLRPLKGSYSTYGIAALPVTKDSLADFRRQLEERLKANAGK; the protein is encoded by the coding sequence ATGTCCCCTCAACAACGCTCTTTGCTGATCGCCGCCGTTATCGCCTTGCTGGCCGCCGCGTGGTATCGGGCGCAGGTCTTCAGCGAACCGAAGCCCGAACTGGTGGATGTGGCGCTGGTGACCGGCGGCTCGGGACCCTTCTGGCAACTCGTCGCCAGCGGCGCCCGTGAAGCGGCCGAAGAGTATGCGGTCCGGCTCGACGTAAAGATGCCCGACGACGAAAATGTCGCCCAGCAAACCAAACTGCTGGAGGATCTCGACGGCGGCAAGCTCGACGGGCTAGGAGTCAGCCCGCTCGATGCCAAGGGCCAGGCGGCGCTGATCGACAAGATCGCCGAAAAGGCGCCCGTCATCACGTTCGATTCCGACGCCCCCGAGTCGCGCCGGCTGCGGTACATCGGCACGATCAACGTGCAGGCGGGTCAACAGGCGGCCGATCTGGTCCGGCAAGCGGTCCCCGCCGGGGGCAAGGTCGCCCTGCTGTTCGCGAACCTCACTAAGGACAACATGCTGCAGCGGCAGGCGGGGTTCGACGATTCGATGAAGCGAGCGATGACCGCTGGCGAGGATTCTGAGTCACGGCCCGAGTACGAAGTCGTCGAGCGGATCGTCGACGACGGCGACTCGAACCGCTGTCGCGAACGAGTCAAGCAGGCGCTCGCCGCGCATCCCGACCTCGCCTGCATCGTGGGGATGAACGCCCAGCACGGCGCCATCCTGCTCGACGTGCTCAAGGGGGAGGACAAGATCGGCCAGGTCGCCGTGGTGGCGTTCGACGAACAGCAGGAAACTCTCGACGGGATCGAGTCGGGAGCGATCTTCGCCACGGTCGCCCAAGATCCGTATCGGTACGGGTACGACGCGGTGCGAACGCTCGCCTCGTTCTCCCGCGGCGACGAAGGCCTGCGGCCGCTCAAGGGTTCGTACAGCACCTATGGCATCGCAGCCTTGCCGGTCACCAAAGATTCGCTGGCCGACTTCCGCCGGCAGCTTGAGGAACGGCTCAAGGCGAACGCGGGCAAATAG
- a CDS encoding 23S rRNA (adenine(2503)-C(2))-methyltransferase RlmN: MNDQLTLFDLAAVDALRRELRLDPQAVRQVRTALLKRGLSDEAALATLPSPMRDEFAGRVTLHALALDRRCDSQLDGATKILFRTAAGMLIESVVLRIATGRTTLCVSSQVGCAAACDFCATGKMGIAQNLSTAEILDQLVQAKQLLEPEGRSIRNLVFMGMGEPFHNEENLYAALAALTAPELFHHPPSRVLVSTVGLPEAMLRCARRFPAVNLALSLHSVRQETRERLIPLAKRRPLAELRRAVVEVNRIQAAGRASGPTVMLEYLMLAGVNDSLAEAGELAAWCAGLNVHVNLIPFNPIEGAPHLTGSSQAVREGFAGVLKRAGLATTIRYSLGADVAAACGQLVQRENRARAIAANAAVRA, encoded by the coding sequence ATGAACGACCAACTGACGCTCTTCGATCTCGCGGCCGTCGACGCCCTGCGGCGCGAGTTGCGGCTAGATCCGCAGGCCGTGCGGCAAGTGCGGACCGCGCTGCTCAAGCGCGGCTTGAGCGACGAAGCGGCCCTCGCAACGTTGCCGAGCCCGATGCGCGACGAGTTCGCCGGTCGAGTGACGCTCCACGCTCTCGCGCTCGACCGGCGTTGCGACTCGCAACTCGACGGCGCCACGAAGATCCTCTTCCGAACCGCTGCGGGGATGCTCATCGAATCGGTCGTCTTGCGGATCGCCACGGGCCGGACGACGCTGTGCGTTTCCAGCCAAGTCGGGTGCGCCGCGGCGTGCGACTTCTGCGCCACCGGCAAGATGGGGATCGCCCAGAACCTGTCGACCGCGGAGATTCTCGATCAGCTTGTCCAAGCCAAGCAATTGCTTGAGCCCGAGGGTCGCTCGATCCGCAATCTTGTCTTCATGGGGATGGGCGAGCCGTTTCATAACGAGGAGAACCTCTACGCAGCTCTCGCGGCCCTGACGGCGCCCGAGCTGTTCCACCACCCCCCGAGTCGCGTGTTGGTGTCGACGGTCGGGCTCCCCGAGGCGATGCTCCGCTGCGCGCGGCGATTCCCCGCGGTCAATTTGGCGCTCAGCTTGCACAGCGTGCGGCAGGAGACTCGCGAGCGGCTCATCCCGCTGGCGAAGAGGCGCCCGCTGGCGGAGTTGCGTCGCGCCGTCGTCGAGGTGAACCGCATTCAGGCCGCTGGGCGTGCGTCCGGGCCGACGGTGATGCTTGAGTACTTGATGCTCGCCGGGGTGAACGATTCGCTGGCCGAGGCGGGGGAACTGGCCGCGTGGTGTGCGGGGCTCAACGTCCATGTGAATTTGATCCCGTTCAACCCGATCGAAGGCGCCCCGCATCTGACCGGCTCTTCGCAAGCCGTGCGCGAGGGGTTCGCCGGCGTCCTGAAGCGGGCTGGGCTGGCGACCACGATCCGCTACAGCTTGGGCGCCGACGTCGCGGCCGCCTGCGGACAACTCGTGCAGCGCGAAAACCGGGCTCGGGCAATCGCCGCCAACGCCGCGGTGCGCGCCTAG